A window of the Rhodospirillaceae bacterium genome harbors these coding sequences:
- a CDS encoding helix-turn-helix transcriptional regulator, which translates to MTLVIPIGCSCDRLQLFSIGNETITPGQCKAARSLLDMKQDKLCELADVAIKTLSDFEGGKTKPYGTILEKIQAALEDAGALFVDPNGLGAE; encoded by the coding sequence TTGACCTTGGTCATTCCGATTGGTTGTTCATGCGACCGCCTCCAACTGTTCAGCATCGGCAATGAAACAATCACTCCCGGTCAGTGCAAGGCAGCACGAAGTCTTCTGGATATGAAGCAAGACAAGCTATGTGAATTAGCGGACGTTGCCATAAAGACGCTATCTGATTTTGAAGGTGGCAAGACCAAGCCGTACGGCACCATACTGGAGAAGATACAGGCAGCACTTGAGGACGCCGGAGCATTGTTCGTAGACCCGAACGGGTTGGGGGCGGAGTGA